One genomic segment of Ictalurus punctatus breed USDA103 chromosome 12, Coco_2.0, whole genome shotgun sequence includes these proteins:
- the septin9b gene encoding septin 9b isoform X4 — MADKGVDKGADKGVELSYVGIDAILEQMRRKAMKQGFELNIMVVGQSGLGKSTLINTLFKSKVSRRSVMPSDEERIPQTIEIKSISHDIEEKGVRMKLTVIDTPGFGDQINNENCWMPIMKFINEQYEAFLQEEINISRKKKIPDTRVHCCIYFIPPTGHCLRPIDIEFMRHLSKVVNIVPVIAKADTLTLEERDFFKKKIREDLRANEIEVYPQTEFDEDADDRMINEKIRAMIPFAVVGSDQEYQVNGKRLLGRKTRWGTVEVENVGHCEFAYLRDLLIRTHMQNLKDITSSIHYEVYRVRRLNESNTHTTHSNGEANGALTHEM, encoded by the exons ATGGCAGACAAGGGGGTGGACAAGGGTGCAGACAAGGGGGTGGAGCTCAGCTACGTGGGCATCGACGCCATTTTGGAGCAGATGAGGAGGAAAGCGATGAAGCAGGGCTTCGAGCTCAACATCATGGTAGTGG gtCAGAGTGGTCTCGGTAAATCCACTCTCATTAACACTCTGTTCAAGTCCAAAGTGAGTCGCAGGTCAGTGATGCCGAGCGACGAGGAGAGGATTCCCCAAACCATcgagatcaaatccatcagccacg acattGAAGAGAAAGGTGTGCGGATGAAGCTGACGGTGATTGACACACCAGGATTCGGAGATCAAATCAACAACGAGAACTG CTGGATGCCGATCATGAAGTTCATTAATGAGCAGTATGAGGCATTTCTGCAGGAGGAGATCAACATCAGCAGGAAGAAGAAAATTCCAGACACACGTGTGCACTGCTGTATTTACTTCATCCCACCAACAGGacactg TTTGCGGCCAATCGATATTGAGTTCATGAGGCACCTGAGTAAAGTGGTGAACATTGTTCCGGTGATCGCTAAAGCTGACACGCTAACGTTGGAGGAGAGAGACTTCTTTAAAAAGAAG atcaGGGAGGATCTGCGAGCCAATGAGATTGAGGTTTACCCTCAGACCGAGTTTGATGAGGACGCAGACGACAGAATGATCAACGAGAAGATCAGG gccatGATACCCTTTGCCGTGGTTGGCAGTGATCAGGAGTACCAGGTGAACGGGAAGAGACTTCTGGGTAGAAAAACACGATGGGGCACAGTAGAAg TGGAGAACGTAGGGCACTGTGAGTTTGCGTATCTGCGGGATTTGCTCATCAG GACACATATGCAGAATCTGAAGGACATCACCAGCAGTATTCACTACGAGGTGTATCGTGTCCGCCGTCTCAAcgagagcaacacacacaccacacactccaaCGGAGAGGCCAACGGAGCACTCACACATGAGATGTAG